A genomic window from Lactobacillus sp. ESL0677 includes:
- a CDS encoding cation diffusion facilitator family transporter has translation MKDHTTKRYAYVTLLNIIITIAEFIGGFVSGSLALLSDAVHNLSDVGAIIISFVAHLISNRSRNQNKTFGYERAEILAAFTNGIILILISVTLFVEAIERFWQPSQIKGGIMLIVAIIVLIANFVSMLAMYQDAQGSLNVRSTFVHMMSDALSSIAVVIGAVVIYFWQITWLDPVMTMLVSVFVLHEAYQITKKAANILMESNPDIDLEQMNQIVLSFPEIKNIHHVHLWRYSDNYIMLDAHVNVDAKLTASEFEKLTQQISKKLQQLGINHINFQAECERGKNDEMIVPGHDHEN, from the coding sequence ATGAAAGATCACACAACTAAGCGTTATGCTTATGTAACGCTACTTAATATTATCATTACCATTGCAGAGTTTATTGGTGGGTTCGTGTCTGGGTCTTTAGCCTTATTGTCAGATGCTGTCCATAATTTAAGTGATGTGGGTGCGATCATCATTTCATTTGTCGCACATTTAATTAGTAATCGTAGTCGCAATCAAAATAAAACGTTTGGCTATGAGCGCGCCGAAATATTGGCCGCCTTCACTAACGGAATTATTTTAATTTTAATCAGTGTTACGTTATTTGTTGAGGCAATTGAGCGTTTTTGGCAGCCTAGCCAAATTAAAGGCGGCATTATGCTGATAGTCGCAATTATTGTTTTGATTGCTAATTTTGTTTCTATGTTGGCGATGTATCAGGATGCACAGGGGAGTTTAAACGTCCGCTCAACTTTTGTGCATATGATGAGTGATGCCTTGTCTAGCATTGCTGTAGTTATTGGTGCGGTGGTCATTTACTTTTGGCAAATTACTTGGCTTGATCCTGTTATGACGATGTTAGTGTCAGTGTTTGTTCTGCATGAGGCATATCAGATTACCAAAAAAGCAGCGAATATTTTAATGGAATCAAATCCTGATATTGACCTTGAACAAATGAATCAAATTGTGTTATCTTTTCCAGAGATAAAAAATATTCATCATGTGCATTTATGGCGCTATAGCGACAATTATATTATGCTTGATGCTCACGTTAACGTGGATGCAAAATTAACTGCTAGTGAATTTGAAAAGTTAACGCAGCAAATTAGTAAAAAGTTGCAGCAATTGGGGATTAATCATATCA
- a CDS encoding histidine phosphatase family protein, translating to MSTEVYLVRHGETMFNQLDKVQGWCDSPLTVKGINDLKRTAQALSQVHFDNMYSSDLKRAIDTVHLMKDANQVSEINKIKKLPEFREVFFGSFEGDDVHHTWEQVAMAAGMGHEDNVTKIINQVGIYEFREATKEADPRHLAENKEELDARMVRAVNVLSDLTKNEKRVLLVSHGDFIKTLGIKYWNQSDGLHDIIFPDNGSVSRGILHDNGKFEIVDYNINAENI from the coding sequence TTGAGTACAGAAGTTTATTTAGTTCGGCATGGTGAAACGATGTTTAACCAGCTTGATAAGGTTCAGGGCTGGTGTGACTCACCATTGACAGTTAAAGGAATTAACGATTTAAAGCGAACTGCACAGGCTTTAAGTCAGGTTCATTTTGACAATATGTATTCTTCAGATTTGAAGCGAGCAATTGATACCGTGCACTTAATGAAAGATGCCAATCAGGTATCTGAAATTAACAAAATCAAAAAGCTGCCAGAATTTCGGGAAGTCTTTTTTGGTTCATTTGAGGGTGATGATGTTCACCATACTTGGGAGCAAGTTGCCATGGCCGCTGGTATGGGTCATGAGGATAACGTGACCAAAATCATTAATCAAGTCGGTATTTATGAGTTTCGGGAGGCAACCAAAGAAGCTGATCCACGACATTTAGCCGAAAATAAGGAAGAACTTGACGCTAGAATGGTGCGTGCGGTTAATGTATTAAGTGACTTAACCAAAAATGAAAAGCGCGTTTTGCTTGTTTCACACGGTGACTTTATTAAAACCTTGGGAATTAAGTATTGGAACCAAAGTGATGGGTTACACGATATTATTTTTCCTGATAACGGTAGTGTCAGTCGCGGCATTCTCCATGACAATGGTAAATTTGAAATTGTCGATTACAATATTAATGCAGAAAATATATAG
- a CDS encoding sulfite exporter TauE/SafE family protein has product MPSIFTLIFILLGGVAGGLLSSVASMASLASYPVLLAVGIPPVYANVTNDAALIWTSVGSTISSTKELKGHWKQVGFYGLFTVVGSLLGCFLLLSFPSSVFEKLVPFFIAGSGIMVLASGKHHSLEPHKRPLWQEIFYIAALLVMGVYTGYFGAAGGVIVLVLLTYITDEKFIVVNAIKNVICGLANLVALIVFIFTSHIYWNQAIPLAIGMFIGGYLGMGILRKVPANAVRIFIAALAFIQAGYFFYKAYML; this is encoded by the coding sequence ATGCCGTCAATTTTTACATTAATCTTTATTTTGCTGGGAGGAGTCGCAGGAGGTCTACTATCATCAGTGGCTTCAATGGCATCACTTGCGTCTTACCCAGTCTTGTTAGCCGTAGGGATTCCGCCAGTTTATGCTAATGTTACTAACGATGCCGCTCTCATTTGGACCAGCGTTGGCTCGACGATTTCATCAACTAAGGAACTTAAGGGACACTGGAAGCAAGTTGGCTTTTATGGCTTGTTTACAGTTGTCGGGTCGCTTTTAGGCTGCTTTTTGCTGCTATCATTTCCATCAAGTGTCTTTGAAAAGCTCGTGCCGTTCTTCATTGCTGGCTCGGGAATTATGGTGCTAGCATCCGGCAAGCATCATAGTTTAGAACCACACAAAAGACCGCTCTGGCAAGAAATTTTCTATATTGCAGCGTTACTTGTAATGGGTGTTTATACCGGCTACTTTGGTGCTGCCGGCGGCGTTATTGTGCTGGTATTGTTAACCTACATTACTGATGAAAAGTTTATTGTTGTAAATGCCATCAAAAACGTTATTTGTGGCTTGGCTAATCTGGTAGCATTAATTGTATTTATCTTTACGTCACACATTTATTGGAATCAGGCTATTCCACTTGCCATCGGCATGTTTATCGGTGGTTATTTGGGAATGGGAATTTTACGTAAGGTTCCGGCGAATGCTGTCCGGATATTCATTGCAGCTCTAGCGTTTATTCAGGCGGGGTATTTCTTTTACAAAGCATATATGTTATAG
- a CDS encoding HAD family hydrolase gives MTKFETLIIIPEGSLLNQKVAERNALRQTLRDLGRDFGPAERIRYTSLQEQVKFLGQDERIQLILQTFCNDNLQDSQQIFWQKMTKQKQLVQDAIAFLDEVTAKVNLVMLAKEPQKILAPRLAESELLNYFSTVYFPENSAAKLPNKNVFVPIFQEHNNFNPATSLVIGTNLTEEIKGAENANLQSLWLAPKKSKIPITPHPTLHLNKLSDLLFYLQLS, from the coding sequence GTGACAAAGTTTGAAACATTGATAATTATTCCCGAAGGCAGTCTGTTAAATCAAAAAGTAGCCGAAAGAAATGCGCTCCGGCAAACTTTACGTGACCTCGGACGCGATTTTGGGCCTGCTGAACGAATTAGGTACACTAGTCTGCAGGAGCAAGTAAAGTTTCTCGGACAAGATGAGCGCATTCAGTTAATTTTGCAAACGTTCTGCAACGATAATTTACAAGATTCCCAGCAAATTTTTTGGCAAAAAATGACCAAACAGAAACAACTGGTTCAAGATGCAATTGCCTTTTTAGATGAAGTGACAGCTAAAGTTAATTTGGTAATGCTGGCAAAAGAACCACAAAAAATATTAGCACCCCGACTAGCAGAAAGTGAACTGCTCAATTATTTTTCTACCGTTTACTTCCCAGAAAATTCCGCTGCCAAATTGCCTAATAAAAATGTGTTTGTCCCTATTTTTCAGGAACACAACAATTTTAATCCAGCAACCAGTCTAGTTATCGGTACCAATCTCACCGAAGAAATTAAAGGTGCTGAAAATGCCAACTTGCAATCACTATGGCTAGCACCTAAAAAAAGTAAAATTCCAATTACCCCGCATCCCACATTGCACCTTAACAAGTTAAGCGATTTATTATTTTACCTTCAGCTCAGCTAG
- a CDS encoding DJ-1 family glyoxalase III yields MTKVAVVFADGCEEVEGLSVIDVLRRLGVQADMVGLTSKDVIGDHNIRLTCDKIIDDSLLDYDLVAFPGGKTGAENLRDNQLLKSLMVQRHKNQQWDAAMCAAPIALARYGVLNDANYTCYPGFDTQTKHDAPSGNFKEDITVTDSDHRVITSRGPATAWAFAYAIAEALGIDTTALKQGMLYEYLGDHIQDSL; encoded by the coding sequence ATGACTAAAGTTGCGGTAGTCTTCGCAGATGGTTGCGAAGAAGTTGAAGGCTTGAGCGTGATTGACGTTTTACGTCGTTTAGGCGTGCAAGCCGACATGGTAGGATTAACTAGCAAGGATGTAATTGGCGATCACAATATTAGGTTAACTTGTGACAAAATCATCGATGATAGTTTGCTGGATTATGATTTAGTAGCTTTTCCGGGTGGTAAAACTGGCGCCGAAAATTTGCGCGACAATCAACTATTGAAATCTTTAATGGTGCAGCGCCACAAAAATCAACAGTGGGATGCTGCCATGTGTGCGGCACCAATTGCACTAGCGCGCTACGGCGTGTTGAATGACGCCAACTACACCTGTTATCCTGGATTTGATACTCAAACTAAGCATGATGCACCAAGTGGTAACTTTAAAGAGGACATTACAGTTACGGATTCTGATCATCGAGTAATCACCAGCCGGGGACCAGCAACAGCTTGGGCTTTTGCTTATGCAATTGCTGAGGCACTTGGAATTGATACTACAGCACTAAAGCAAGGCATGCTTTACGAGTATCTTGGTGACCACATTCAAGATAGTTTATAA
- a CDS encoding histidine phosphatase family protein: MKELYLMRHSQTLFNQLHRIQGWSDSPLTQQGIKDAQEVGQYFKSHQITFDHAYSSTQERACDTLENITDQSYTRLKGLKEWNFGVFEGQSEQLNPHDDSSRHSYGDFFLQFGGESDIEVQERMNSTLTSIMEQPDVHRVLAVSHGGACFMFLQKWLPYDEIKQRVTNFHNCCILKFTYEDGKFNFIEAINVKKQ, from the coding sequence ATGAAAGAATTATATTTAATGCGTCATAGTCAGACATTGTTTAACCAATTACACAGGATTCAGGGTTGGTCAGATTCCCCCTTAACCCAGCAGGGAATTAAAGATGCACAAGAAGTCGGGCAGTACTTTAAGTCGCATCAAATTACCTTTGACCACGCTTATTCGTCAACGCAGGAGCGGGCCTGTGACACCCTGGAGAATATTACGGACCAGTCATATACCAGATTAAAGGGCCTGAAGGAATGGAACTTTGGCGTTTTTGAAGGGCAAAGCGAGCAGCTTAATCCCCATGATGACAGTAGTCGGCACTCATATGGTGACTTTTTTCTGCAGTTTGGCGGCGAGTCTGATATTGAAGTACAGGAGCGAATGAATAGCACGCTAACATCGATCATGGAGCAGCCAGATGTGCACCGCGTTTTAGCGGTTAGTCATGGTGGAGCATGTTTCATGTTTTTGCAAAAATGGCTGCCTTATGATGAAATTAAGCAGCGAGTAACTAACTTCCATAATTGTTGTATTCTCAAGTTTACCTATGAAGACGGTAAGTTTAACTTTATTGAGGCAATTAATGTTAAAAAGCAATAA
- a CDS encoding aldo/keto reductase, translated as MEYANLGKTTIKISKLCVGGMSFGQAGTMHDWTLNPRDTEKVVAHALDLGINFFDTANSYSAGTGEEYLGKALKNCTTRDQVVIASKVYFNPGRLSRKAIEREIDGTLERLGTDYLDLYMIHRFDYDTPIEETMSALNDLVKAGKVRALGASAMYAYQFYNMQLAARDHGWTQFSAMENHYNLLYREDEHELIPLCRQMGVTLMPYSPLAAGRLARPNWDADTLRSKTDRVARGKYDHTKKYDVQIAKRVNELAQKYQVKMSQIALAWLWSKGVTAPIIGATKISHFDDAVNALSVKLTNEDIAYIEQPYFPHKIVGAIDENPPAGTVLLNEDSK; from the coding sequence ATGGAATATGCTAATTTAGGTAAAACGACCATTAAAATTTCTAAATTATGTGTTGGTGGCATGAGTTTTGGTCAAGCTGGGACAATGCATGATTGGACGTTAAATCCACGTGATACTGAGAAGGTTGTCGCCCATGCATTAGATTTAGGAATTAACTTTTTTGATACAGCTAACAGTTATTCTGCAGGTACCGGTGAGGAATATTTAGGAAAAGCATTAAAAAATTGCACTACCAGAGATCAGGTAGTGATTGCTTCTAAAGTTTATTTCAATCCTGGACGCCTATCACGTAAAGCGATTGAACGTGAAATTGACGGTACTTTAGAGCGACTAGGAACGGATTATTTGGATCTATACATGATTCACCGGTTTGATTATGATACGCCGATTGAGGAGACTATGTCTGCTCTAAACGATTTGGTTAAAGCCGGAAAAGTTAGGGCGCTTGGTGCTTCAGCGATGTATGCCTATCAATTTTACAATATGCAGTTAGCTGCGCGGGATCATGGCTGGACTCAGTTTTCAGCAATGGAAAATCACTATAACTTGCTTTACCGAGAAGATGAGCATGAATTGATACCGCTTTGTCGCCAAATGGGTGTCACGCTGATGCCGTATAGCCCCTTGGCTGCTGGCCGACTTGCTCGTCCTAATTGGGATGCTGATACTTTGCGCAGTAAGACTGACCGGGTAGCACGAGGTAAGTATGACCATACAAAGAAATATGATGTGCAGATTGCTAAGCGAGTTAACGAATTAGCGCAAAAATACCAGGTGAAGATGTCGCAAATTGCGTTAGCATGGTTATGGTCCAAGGGTGTAACAGCGCCAATTATTGGTGCAACCAAAATTAGCCATTTTGATGATGCGGTAAATGCGCTTTCTGTTAAACTAACTAATGAAGATATTGCTTACATTGAGCAGCCATATTTTCCACATAAAATTGTTGGTGCCATCGATGAAAATCCACCAGCAGGGACAGTATTATTAAATGAGGATTCAAAATGA
- a CDS encoding alpha/beta hydrolase: MKKKNWFWLGISVIILLSIGIICWHAVNNRNSYSANTNQVGQVVDRSHSAPTIYLHGWGASGKSTDSMIAYAEKHNNAHKVLTAKVKRDGTIVLRGTWLKGTPHPIIQLVFADNKNGNYYLTREWFYHLIVLLQKKYQIKHYNTVAHSMGNLTTMFYQVKYGSNPKLPKLKKQVNLGGHFDGIVGMDDKINRNYLLSSNRPKYLNSSYRYLLKYRQNYPSGVQVLNIFGNKGDGTNSDGDVSVVSARSLRYLLRGKVSNYREIEIKGAGGQHSQLHENSQIDQAIGRFLW; the protein is encoded by the coding sequence ATGAAAAAGAAAAATTGGTTTTGGCTTGGAATAAGTGTGATTATTTTACTTAGTATTGGTATCATCTGTTGGCATGCGGTTAATAATCGTAATAGTTATTCGGCTAATACTAATCAGGTTGGCCAAGTTGTGGATCGATCACACAGCGCACCGACAATTTATCTTCATGGTTGGGGTGCCAGTGGCAAATCAACAGACAGTATGATTGCGTATGCTGAAAAGCATAACAATGCACACAAGGTACTGACTGCCAAAGTTAAGCGTGATGGTACGATTGTACTGCGAGGAACATGGCTCAAAGGCACGCCGCACCCGATAATTCAGTTGGTGTTTGCTGACAATAAAAATGGCAATTATTATTTAACGCGGGAATGGTTTTACCACCTTATTGTCTTATTGCAGAAGAAATACCAAATCAAGCACTACAACACGGTAGCACATTCGATGGGCAACTTAACGACAATGTTTTACCAAGTGAAGTATGGCAGTAATCCTAAATTACCTAAGTTAAAAAAGCAGGTTAATCTTGGCGGTCATTTTGATGGTATTGTGGGGATGGACGACAAGATAAATCGTAATTATTTATTATCCAGTAATCGCCCTAAATATCTCAATTCATCGTACCGTTATTTATTAAAATATCGGCAAAATTATCCTAGTGGTGTGCAAGTCTTAAATATTTTTGGCAATAAAGGCGATGGTACCAATTCTGATGGGGATGTTAGTGTTGTTTCGGCTCGTTCATTGCGGTATTTGTTGCGCGGGAAAGTAAGTAATTATCGCGAAATTGAAATTAAGGGAGCTGGCGGGCAGCACAGTCAACTTCATGAAAATTCCCAAATTGATCAAGCTATCGGCCGATTTTTATGGTGA
- a CDS encoding LysR family transcriptional regulator: protein MELRVLRYFLAVVNEQNISRAAAKLHISQPTISRQIHELEQELGVRLFERGTRTIKLTADGEYLANQSRQILTLADKTKTNIGKNAEISGSIFIGCSEAPMLNTIADAINRLKQIAPNVIVNLYSCDASEVQRKMQNGVFDFGFVLDPFNKTNYNFLTLPGVTKWGLLTRNDSILATKAKIQVADLIGKPVILPQRHTSQTLLTNWLGQSDLKFQTVAKYNLLNNAAILAQHGVGDVLCLDGIVNLAQTNLLFIPLEPQLTIHASLIWSKTAVLSRAAQIFLTQLKKLLNQE, encoded by the coding sequence ATGGAGCTTAGAGTCTTACGCTATTTTTTAGCAGTCGTTAACGAACAAAATATTTCCCGTGCAGCAGCCAAGCTGCATATCTCACAGCCTACAATTTCACGGCAAATTCATGAACTTGAACAAGAACTCGGAGTCAGATTATTTGAACGTGGCACCAGAACCATTAAGCTGACAGCTGACGGCGAGTATCTTGCCAATCAATCTAGGCAAATTTTAACGTTAGCTGATAAGACAAAAACTAACATCGGTAAAAATGCCGAAATTAGCGGCAGCATTTTTATCGGTTGCTCGGAGGCACCGATGCTCAATACAATAGCAGATGCCATTAACCGATTAAAGCAAATAGCACCGAATGTCATTGTCAATTTATATAGCTGCGATGCTAGTGAGGTACAACGCAAAATGCAAAACGGAGTGTTTGATTTTGGTTTTGTTCTTGATCCTTTTAATAAAACCAATTATAACTTCTTAACACTTCCAGGGGTTACAAAATGGGGTTTATTAACCAGAAATGATTCAATTCTAGCTACTAAAGCTAAAATCCAAGTTGCTGATTTAATTGGCAAGCCAGTAATTCTGCCGCAACGCCACACCAGTCAGACACTGTTAACTAACTGGTTAGGTCAAAGTGACCTTAAATTTCAAACCGTTGCCAAATATAATTTGCTCAACAATGCAGCGATTCTTGCACAGCACGGTGTTGGGGATGTGCTATGCCTTGATGGTATTGTTAATCTTGCTCAAACTAACTTGCTTTTTATTCCGCTTGAACCCCAACTAACTATTCACGCAAGTTTAATCTGGTCAAAAACTGCGGTCCTATCTCGTGCTGCCCAAATCTTTTTGACACAATTAAAAAAGCTGTTAAATCAAGAATAG
- a CDS encoding helix-turn-helix transcriptional regulator: MSILSEHLREQRIANHWSQEQLANKMEVSRQSVSKWETGDAVPDLDKLKQLSQLYAVSIDYLVGNEKQTNNQTKPKYINLRELQKIYFMITTVIYCGASLYNSDLWGSLWVIYLVSGLVFEIHKFCLIKYLN, encoded by the coding sequence ATGAGCATTTTAAGTGAGCACCTTAGAGAGCAAAGAATTGCTAATCACTGGTCACAAGAACAATTAGCAAACAAAATGGAAGTTTCCAGACAATCTGTTTCCAAATGGGAGACCGGGGATGCAGTTCCTGATCTAGACAAATTAAAGCAGTTAAGTCAGTTGTATGCTGTATCAATTGATTATTTAGTTGGTAATGAAAAGCAAACGAATAATCAAACTAAGCCTAAATACATAAATCTCAGGGAACTGCAGAAAATTTATTTTATGATAACAACTGTAATTTATTGTGGTGCCTCTCTATATAATAGTGACTTATGGGGCAGCCTTTGGGTTATTTATCTTGTCAGTGGTCTGGTTTTTGAAATTCATAAATTTTGTTTAATTAAATATCTTAACTAA
- a CDS encoding TetM/TetW/TetO/TetS family tetracycline resistance ribosomal protection protein, translating to MKQIVAGILANVDAGKTTLSEALLYQTGTIRKLGRVDNGNVFLDSDRLEKKRGITIFSHQANLEYQDLKITLLDTPGHVDFLAQTEGVLSVLDYAILVISATAGVQGQTRKLWQLLQQYQVPTFIFINKMDAGQSQAAVIVAQLQKELAAGCVDFELENKQLPAATQEQIAVQDDDILTDYLSVGTISDATIRQMIKKRQVFPCYFGSALKLQGIKELLSGIAFWSQEYQSKASDFGARVFKISHDAKDERLTWLRVMSGSLQPKQILLTDQKINQLRIYQGDKFTTKQEVTAGQICTIPNLSETYQGQGLGVEEDSRDAQVQPVLTYVADIKDNDPHTCLTALKELEDEDPQLHVVWNEQGQNISVRIMGEVQLEVLQQLLQERYNLKIEFGTGKILYKETVTDSVEGAGHFEPLRHYAETHVVLEPAKPGSGLIIINDCPNEILAPNWQKQVMFDLRNKEHLGVLIGAPITDMKIRFVSGHYNYKHTQGGDFRKATWRAVRQGLMLLKAKGNCQLLEPWYNFRLEIASAQIGRAISDIQQMKGTFNEPELGTNDDVEILTGSAPVKQMQNYAKVVRNYTHGQGSLECTFGCYHPCQNAAEIIEEYDYSPTHDLANTPDSVFVPNEIATRVPWDEVPKWAHVPYQNKYKFGGYHA from the coding sequence ATGAAACAGATAGTTGCAGGTATATTAGCAAATGTTGATGCGGGCAAGACAACCTTATCTGAAGCATTGCTTTATCAAACGGGAACAATTAGAAAATTAGGGCGTGTCGATAATGGTAATGTCTTTTTAGATTCTGATCGGTTAGAGAAAAAGCGCGGTATTACTATTTTTTCTCATCAGGCAAACTTAGAATATCAGGACTTGAAGATAACATTACTTGATACACCGGGGCACGTTGACTTTTTAGCGCAAACAGAGGGTGTACTAAGTGTATTAGATTATGCGATTTTAGTAATTTCCGCTACTGCTGGTGTACAAGGCCAAACAAGAAAATTGTGGCAATTGCTTCAGCAGTACCAAGTACCAACTTTTATTTTTATTAATAAAATGGATGCTGGCCAATCGCAAGCAGCAGTAATAGTTGCTCAATTGCAAAAAGAATTGGCAGCTGGCTGTGTTGATTTTGAATTAGAAAATAAGCAACTACCTGCTGCGACTCAGGAGCAAATTGCTGTTCAAGATGATGATATTTTAACCGATTATTTGTCTGTAGGCACTATCAGCGATGCAACTATTCGGCAGATGATTAAAAAAAGACAAGTTTTTCCTTGCTATTTTGGTTCTGCATTAAAACTGCAGGGAATCAAAGAATTACTTTCTGGAATTGCTTTTTGGAGTCAGGAGTACCAGTCGAAAGCTTCAGACTTTGGTGCACGGGTATTCAAAATTTCCCACGATGCCAAAGATGAACGTTTAACATGGTTGCGGGTAATGAGTGGCAGTCTGCAACCAAAGCAAATTTTGTTAACTGATCAAAAAATTAACCAATTAAGAATTTATCAGGGTGACAAATTTACTACTAAGCAAGAAGTTACAGCGGGACAAATTTGTACTATTCCCAATTTAAGTGAGACTTATCAAGGACAAGGATTGGGAGTTGAAGAAGACAGTCGGGATGCACAGGTTCAGCCAGTATTGACTTACGTTGCTGATATTAAGGATAATGATCCGCATACTTGCTTAACGGCTCTAAAGGAGCTGGAAGATGAAGATCCGCAGCTTCACGTTGTTTGGAATGAGCAAGGTCAAAACATTAGTGTGCGCATTATGGGTGAAGTTCAACTGGAAGTTTTGCAACAATTGTTGCAGGAAAGATATAATCTTAAAATTGAGTTTGGTACAGGAAAGATTTTATATAAGGAGACTGTCACAGATTCAGTTGAAGGTGCTGGGCACTTTGAACCATTACGCCATTATGCGGAAACTCACGTGGTGCTTGAACCAGCTAAGCCTGGTAGTGGCTTAATCATTATTAATGACTGTCCTAATGAAATTTTGGCGCCAAATTGGCAAAAGCAGGTAATGTTTGACTTGCGAAATAAGGAACATTTGGGTGTCTTAATTGGTGCCCCTATTACCGATATGAAAATCCGTTTTGTTAGTGGGCATTATAATTATAAGCACACGCAAGGCGGAGACTTTCGTAAGGCTACGTGGCGAGCTGTACGTCAAGGATTGATGCTGCTTAAAGCCAAGGGAAATTGTCAATTACTTGAGCCGTGGTATAATTTTCGCTTAGAGATTGCTTCAGCGCAAATTGGTCGGGCAATTAGTGATATTCAGCAAATGAAGGGCACCTTTAATGAGCCAGAACTGGGTACTAATGATGACGTTGAAATTTTAACTGGGTCTGCGCCAGTTAAGCAAATGCAAAATTATGCTAAAGTAGTACGAAATTATACTCATGGTCAGGGCAGCTTGGAATGCACCTTTGGTTGCTACCATCCCTGTCAAAATGCAGCCGAAATTATTGAGGAATATGATTATTCCCCAACTCATGATTTAGCTAATACACCAGATTCTGTTTTTGTACCAAATGAGATTGCTACGAGAGTGCCATGGGATGAGGTTCCCAAATGGGCCCATGTACCCTATCAAAATAAGTATAAATTTGGTGGCTATCATGCTTAA
- the rpsI gene encoding 30S ribosomal protein S9 produces the protein MAQQVAYAGTGRRKDAVARVRLVPGTGKITVNNKDVDQYIPFPNLVKDLKQPLTLTETDGQYDVRVNVNGGGFSGQAGAIRLGVARALLEVDPDFRGPLKKAGFLTRDPRMVERKKPGLKKARKASQFSKR, from the coding sequence ATGGCACAACAAGTTGCATATGCAGGTACTGGTCGTCGTAAGGACGCAGTTGCGCGTGTACGTTTAGTACCAGGCACTGGTAAGATTACTGTTAACAACAAAGATGTTGATCAATACATTCCATTCCCTAACTTAGTTAAGGATTTGAAGCAACCATTGACTTTGACTGAAACTGATGGTCAATACGACGTTAGAGTTAACGTTAATGGTGGTGGTTTCTCAGGTCAAGCTGGTGCAATCCGTCTTGGTGTTGCACGCGCTCTTCTTGAAGTTGACCCAGATTTCCGTGGTCCTTTAAAGAAGGCTGGTTTCTTAACCCGTGACCCTAGAATGGTTGAAAGAAAGAAGCCAGGTTTGAAGAAAGCTCGTAAAGCTTCACAATTCTCAAAACGTTAA
- the rplM gene encoding 50S ribosomal protein L13 has translation MRTTQLAKPNEIERKWYVIDATDVSLGRLSTAVATILRGKNKPQYTPNVDTGDNVIIINAAKLKLTGKKATDKIYYHHSGWRGGIKAVPAGDLLANNPVRLVELSVKGMLPKNTLGHQEFMKMHVYADADHKHEAQKPEELDINKLI, from the coding sequence TTGCGTACTACACAATTAGCAAAACCTAATGAAATTGAACGTAAGTGGTATGTTATTGACGCAACAGATGTATCTTTAGGTCGTCTGTCTACTGCGGTAGCCACTATTTTAAGAGGTAAGAATAAGCCTCAATACACACCAAATGTTGACACTGGTGACAACGTTATTATTATCAACGCTGCTAAACTTAAGTTAACTGGTAAAAAGGCTACTGACAAGATTTATTACCACCACTCTGGTTGGCGTGGCGGAATCAAGGCTGTTCCAGCTGGTGATTTGCTTGCCAATAACCCAGTTAGATTAGTTGAATTGTCAGTTAAGGGTATGCTTCCAAAGAACACTCTTGGTCACCAAGAATTCATGAAGATGCATGTTTATGCTGATGCTGATCACAAGCATGAAGCACAAAAGCCTGAAGAATTAGACATTAATAAATTAATCTAG